In Spodoptera frugiperda isolate SF20-4 chromosome 28, AGI-APGP_CSIRO_Sfru_2.0, whole genome shotgun sequence, one genomic interval encodes:
- the LOC118265174 gene encoding cell adhesion molecule Dscam2 isoform X22 encodes MSFIGFTALVALAAIGSVLCEDETIGPIFMKEPANRVDFSNTTGATVECAARGSPTPDIIWVRSDGTAVGDVPGLRQVQANGNLLFPPFRAEDYRQEVHAQVYACLARNSVGTIHSRDVNVRAVVSQYYVTEAENEYVIRGNTAIVHCKIPSFVSDFVYIEAWVMDDGQILTVNNTSTAQEGKYLVLPSGELHIRDVGPEDGYKSYQCRTKHRLTGETRLSATKGRLVITEPLGSAAPKVATKMIDITEASFSNTVTLLCPAQAFPVPIFRWYKFVEGTTRKQPVTLDDRVKQVSGTLIIKEAKVEDSGKYLCVVNNSVGGESVETVLTVTAPLKATVEPATQTVDFGRPAVFTCRYEGNPVKTITWLKDGKDMKHHDATLRIESVKKEDKGMYQCFIRNDQESAGASAELKLGGRFEPPLIRHSFGEQTFRSGPSLRLKCVASGNPTPDIAWLLDGEKLTSGERLQIGQFVTADGNVESHLNISSVHTNDGGLYTCIASSKVGSASHAARVNVYGLPYVRPMKKRPVVAGDNLIVHCPVAGYPIDSIVWERDNRVLPINRKQKVFPNGTLVIENVERMSDEATYTCVAKNSQGYTAKGTLEVQVMVMPQVTPFDFGEEILNAGDTVSLTCTVGKGDLPLKIHWQLNDKILNSGNGVLINRNGKRISVLSIENVQHEHIGNYTCIAENEAGRSSHTAVLNVNVPPRWIIEPTDKAFAQGSDAKVECKADGFPKPQVTWKRAEGDTPGDYKDLKPNNPNVKVEDGTLTIANIQKTNEGYYLCEAVNGIGSGLSAVILISVQAPPQFEIKMRNQTARRSEPAVLQCQAKGEKPIGIIWNMNNKRLEPKSDPRYTIREEILPGGVVSDLSIRRTERSDSALFTCVATNAFGSDDTSINMIIQEVPEAPYGLKVLDKSGRTVQLSWAAPYDGNSPIKKFLIEYKRAKGNWEKDIDRVLVPGDTTEAGVFSLRPATAYHIRIVAENELGTSEPSETVTIITAEEAPTGPPQDCKVDAVDKHTLRVTWKPPPPQDWNGDLQGYYVGYKLASSNKSFVFETVDISKESGKEHHLDILNLKTYTQYAIVVQAFNKMGSGPVSGEVRAYTAEGAPSAPPQDVLCTTLTAQTIRVSWVSPPLAAANGLIKAYKVIYGPSETWYDEKSKDTKITASSETILHGLKKFTNYSMEVLATTNGGDGVRSAPIHCQTEQDVPEAPRAVKALVMGQDSILVSWRPPAQPNGVVTHYNVYTQAQNAEPHPNKVPASQTSYSATELKAGRYDFWVTASTIIGEGQPSATASCSPSDKVPAKIASFDESFTATYKEDVKLPCLAVGVPPPNILWKVKGHPLEASERVRQLPEGSLQIAGVAREDAGEYSCHVDNQFGTDTVTHTLSVLAPPFPPQLSIASSSVSSLTLRLKPSVEVDQSPAAGYTIHYKQEFGDWETVQIPSTTDTYTLENLFCGSRYQLYVTAYNGIGTGEASDVVIARTRGSKPPVPRAADFIEVGSSSVTLHLKQWLDGGCPMSHFVVENKKKGAAEWNQISNAVKPGGNFVVLDLEPATWYVLRITAHNNAGFNVAEYEFATLTMTGGTIAPLPGNVGTDKELPPWVKAWLEPEVLVPILATIVVFIVGVVVICLTLARRNTPHRLRGQKDMYYDAVYNASQAALGGGGGTLDKRGGLRDELGYIAPPNRKLPPVPGSNYNTCDRVKRQAVIMGAHSTWDPRRHHYERVRRPRLRRAGSGDTASTGMEDEICPYATFHLLGFREEMDPSKALAFPHHHPAHAGTLAHPHPHHPAHSRAGSQSMPRANSRYARKNSQGGQSAIYSTAPEYDDPATCAEEDQYRARYSRPMYACGPEYDEPACCAPEDEQYTGAYGTPYSDHYGSRPSIAYVSGTRKCGGSPEPPPPPPRNANNDNNCSSSFNESKDSNEISEAECDQPRNYPVRAHTAKDGLHSEEMRKLIDRPEATTPIPQQAVHGRGLTAYDTVAV; translated from the exons TCGTATCACAGTATTACGTGACCGAAGCCGAAAACGAGTACGTGATAAGAGGAAACACTGCTATTGTACACTGCAAGATTCCATCTTTTGTTAGTGACTTCGTTTATATTGAAGCTTGGGTTATGGATGATGGACAAATCCTCACGGTTAATAATACAAGCACAGCACAGG AGGGTAAATACTTGGTACTTCCATCTGGAGAATTGCATATTCGAGATGTCGGACCCGAGGATGGTTACAAATCATACCAATGTAGAACAAAGCACAGGCTTACTGGTGAAACCCGACTTTCTGCTACTAAGGGACGACTTGTCATTACCG AGCCACTGGGTAGTGCCGCTCCGAAAGTAGCTACAAAAATGATTGATATCACAGAAGCGTCTTTCAGTAATACTGTCACATTACTTTGCCCTGCGCAAGCATTCCCCGTTCCAATATTCag ATGGTACAAGTTCGTGGAAGGTACAACCAGGAAACAGCCTGTTACGCTCGATGATAGAGTAAAACAAGTATCAGGAACCTTGATTATCAAAGAGGCTAAAGTTGAAGACTCCGGCAAATATTTATGCGTTGTCAATAACTCCGTTGGTG GCGAGTCCGTAGAAACTGTCTTGACTGTAACCGCTCCGTTGAAAGCTACCGTTGAGCCAGCTACTCAGACCGTAGATTTTGGAAGGCCTGCCGTATTTACCTGCAGATATGAGGGTAACCCTGTTAAAACGATCACTTGGCTTAAGGACGGCAAGGACATGAAGCACCATGATGCTACCCTCAG gaTTGAATCGGTAAAGAAGGAAGACAAGGGCATGTATCAATGTTTCATTAGGAACGACCAAGAAAGTGCGGGAGCCAGCGCTGAGTTGAAATTGGGAGGCCGAT TCGAACCACCGCTGATCCGTCACAGCTTTGGAGAACAGACATTCCGTTCTGGCCCATCTCTACGTCTTAAATGCGTCGCATCTGGCAACCCTACCCCCGACATCGCGTGGCTCCTGGACGGCGAGAAACTGACCAGCGGAGAAAGACTTCAGATCGGACAATTTGTCACCGCTGACGGCAATGTTGAATCTCACTTGAACATTTCTTCTGTGCACACGAACGACGGCGGATTGTACACATGCATCGCATCCAGCAAG GTCGGCAGTGCTTCCCACGCGGCTCGCGTCAACGTCTACGGCTTACCCTACGTGCGACCCATGAAGAAACGTCCCGTGGTCGCTGGTGACAACCTCATCGTACACTGCCCCGTGGCCGGCTATCCGATTGACTCTATCGTTTGGGAACGAGACAACAG GGTACTCCCCATCAACCGCAAGCAGAAAGTTTTCCCTAACGGCACCCTCGTCATCGAGAACGTGGAGCGAATGAGCGACGAAGCGACCTACACCTGCGTGGCCAAGAACTCTCAGGGATACACCGCTAAGGGAACATTAGAAGTACAAGTCATGG TTATGCCACAGGTTACGCCGTTTGATTTCGGCGAAGAAATACTCAACGCTGGCGATACAGTTTCTCTCACTTGTACAGTCGGCAAAGGGGATTTGCCCCTGAAAATTCACTGGCAACTAAAcgacaaaattcttaattcTGGCAACGGtgtacttataaatagaaaCGGGAAAAGAATATCAGTTTTGAGCATAGAGAATGTTCAACATGAACACATTGGCAATTACACATGTATAGCCGAAAATGAAGCCGGTCGCAGTAGCCATACTGCAGTGCTCAACGTCAATG TTCCCCCCCGCTGGATTATTGAGCCCACTGATAAGGCATTTGCACAAGGCTCTGATGCTAAAGTTGAATGTAAAGCCGATGGGTTCCCTAAGCCCCAAGTGACGTGGAAGCGGGCTGAAG GTGATACCCCTGGTGATTACAAAGATCTTAAACCAAACAACCCTAACGTAAAAGTTGAGGACGGAACATTGACAATTGCTAATATTCAGAAAACGAATGAGGGATACTACTTGTGCGAAGCTGTAAATGGAATCGGTTCAGGACTGTCTGCTGTTATTCTAATTAGCGTTCAAG CTCCACCCCAATTCGAAATTAAAATGAGAAACCAGACTGCTCGCCGAAGTGAACCCGCTGTCCTACAATGCCAAGCTAAAGGAGAAAAG CCAATTGGAATAATTTGGAACATGAACAACAAACGCCTCGAACCCAAATCTGACCCACGATACACCATTCGCGAAGAAATCCTGCCTGGTGGTGTTGTCTCCGACCTTAGCATCCGAAGGACCGAACGATCAGATAGCGCTCTATTCACTTGTGTAGCTACCAATGCTTTTGGTTCTGATGATACCAGCATCAACATGATCATTCAAG AGGTACCCGAAGCTCCCTATGGCCTTAAAGTCTTGGACAAATCTGGAAGGACCGTGCAACTGTCATGGGCAGCTCCTTATGATGGTAACTCTCCAATCAAGAAGTTCCTCATTGAATACAAACGAGCCAAGGGCAACTGGGAAAAAGACATTGACAG AGTTCTTGTACCCGGAGATACGACTGAAGCAGGAGTGTTTAGCTTGAGACCCGCCACTGCCTATCACATCAGGATTGTTGCTGAAAATGAACTGGGAACTTCTGAGCCATCTGAGACTGTTACCATTATCACCGCTGAAGAAGCCCCCACTGGTCCCCCACAAGACTGCAAAGTTGATGCCGTTGATAAGCATACCCTCCGCGTCACCTGGAAGCCTCCCCCACCACAAGACTGGAACGGTGACCTCCAAgg ATACTACGTTGGTTACAAACTGGCGTCTAGCAATAAGTCCTTCGTGTTTGAAACCGTCGACATCTCTAAGGAATCTGGCAAAGAACATCACCTGGACATTCTAAACTTGAA GACTTACACGCAATACGCCATTGTAGTACAAGCGTTCAACAAGATGGGATCAGGCCCCGTGTCCGGAGAAGTACGAGCTTATACCGCTGAAGGTGCCCCATCTGCTCCACCACAAGACGTTCTCTGCACTACGCTTACGGCACAAACTATCCGTGTATCATGGGTGTCTCCTCCTCTTGCTGCTGCCAACGGACTTATCAAGGCTTACAAAGTGATTTACGGACCTAGCGAGACTTGGTATG atgaAAAGTCAAAGGATACCAAGATTACGGCCAGCAGCGAAACTATCCTCCACGGACTTAAGAAATTCACAAACTACTCGATGGAAGTGCTTGCGACTACCAACGGAGGCGATGGCGTCCGATCTGCACCTATTCACTGCCAAACTGAACAAGACG TACCCGAAGCTCCTCGTGCCGTGAAAGCATTAGTTATGGGACAAGACTCGATCCTGGTGTCATGGAGGCCTCCTGCGCAACCCAACGGTGTTGTTACTCATTACAATGTCTACACTCAGGCACAGAACGCTGAACCCCATCCCAACAAG GTACCAGCTTCTCAAACTAGCTACTCCGCAACTGAACTGAAAGCCGGCCGTTACGACTTCTGGGTCACCGCGTCTACCATCATCGGCGAAGGCCAACCCTCAGCCACCGCTTCATGCAGCCCAAGCGACAAAG TTCCCGCCAAGATCGCATCATTCGATGAATCGTTCACTGCTACCTACAAGGAAGATGTCAAACTGCCCTGCCTTGCCGTCGGTGTTCCTCCTCCTAACATTTTGTGGAAG gtGAAAGGCCACCCCCTGGAAGCTTCGGAACGTGTGCGTCAATTGCCCGAAGGATCCCTGCAGATTGCTGGTGTAGCTCGTGAGGACGCCGGCGAATACTCATGCCATGTTGACAATCAATTCGGAACTGACACTGTTACCCACACGCTCTCGGTACTCG CTCCTCCCTTCCCGCCTCAGCTTAGCATCGCGTCGTCGTCCGTGTCCTCTCTCACTCTCCGCCTGAAGCCTTCCGTCGAAGTAGACCAGTCGCCCGCTGCAGGATACACCATCCACTACAAACAAGAATTTGGAGATTGGGAAACCGTAcag ATTCCAAGCACCACTGACACCTACACTTTGGAAAACCTTTTCTGCGGATCAAGATATCAACTCTACGTTACAGCTTACAATGG CATCGGCACTGGTGAGGCTTCAGACGTGGTGATCGCCCGCACTCGTGGTTCCAAGCCCCCGGTACCTCGCGCCGCTGATTTCATCGAAGTTGGAAGCTCCTCAGTGACTCTGCACCTCAAACAATGGTTGGACGGCGGATGCCCCATGAGCCACTTTGTCGTTGAGAACAAGAAGAA GGGTGCTGCTGAATGGAATCAAATCTCCAACGCTGTGAAACCTGGCGGAAACTTCGTCGTACTCG ATCTGGAACCTGCCACTTGGTATGTACTGAGGATTACGGCCCACAACAACGCTGGATTCAACGTCGCCGAATATGAATTTGCCACGCTTACCATGACCGGAG GAACCATTGCTCCCTTACCTGGCAACGTCGGTACCGACAAGGAACTGCCCCCCTGGGTCAAGGCTTGGCTGGAACCAGAAGTCTTAGTACCAATTTTGGCAACGATCGTGGTGTTCATCGTAGGCGTGGTGGTGATCTGTTTGACCTTAGCTCGCAGGAACACCCCACATCGCCTGCGAGGTCAGAAGgacatgtatt ACGACGCAGTGTACAACGCATCGCAGGCTGCgctgggcggcggcggcggcacgCTGGACAAGCGCGGCGGACTGAGGGACGAGCTCGGCTACATCGCGCCCCCCAACCGCAAGCTGCCTCCCGTGCCCGGCTCCAACTACAACACGTGCGACCGCGTCAAGCGACAGGCCGTCATCA TGGGCGCGCACTCGACGTGGGACCCGCGCCGCCACCACTACGAGCGCGTCCGTCGCCCGCGCCTGCGCAGGGCCGGCTCCGGAGACACCGCCTCCACAG GCATGGAAGACGAAATCTGCCCCTACGCGACGTTCCACCTGCTAGGCTTCCGCGAGGAGATGGACCCCAGCAAGGCGCTGGCCTTCCCGCACCACCACCCCGCCCACGCCGGTACTCTCGCCCACCCTCACCCTCACCACCCAGCTCACTCTCGCGCCGGATCCCAGAGCATG CCTCGTGCCAACAGCCGCTATGCCCGCAAGAACTCTCAGGGAGGACAGAGCGCCATCTACTCGACTGCCCCCGAATACGACGACCCGGCCACCTGCGCTGAAGAAGACCAATAC CGTGCCCGTTACTCTCGCCCGATGTACGCCTGTGGACCTGAGTACGACGAGCCTGCTTGCTGCGCTCCCGAAGACGAACAATACACCGGCGCTTACGGCACTCCCTACTCCGATCACTATGGATCTCGCCCTAGCATTG CTTACGTGTCAGGTACCCGCAAGTGCGGCGGATCCCCCGAGCCTCCCCCACCCCCTCCACGCAACGCCAACAACGACAACAACTGCTCCTCCTCATTCAATGAAAGCAAGGACTCGAACGAAATCTCCGAAGCCGAATGCGACCAGCCACGCAACTATCCCG TAAGGGCCCACACTGCTAAGGACGGCTTGCACAGCGAGGAAATGAGGAAACTCATTGACAG ACCAGAAGCAACCACCCCAATCCCCCAGCAAGCAGTCCACGGGCGGGGACTCACAGCCTACGATACTGTGGCAGTGTAA